The genomic window CCGTGGGCACCGTCACCGTCGACGCCAAGGCGTAGAGCTTTCACCCATTGCTTCCCCGTGCCATGACGGGGCCACAATCGGCCGCTGCAACGAAGGTAGGGCCTCCAAAACCAGGTGTGGACCCTTCCCTGCCACAATAAGGGAGATGCCAGGGCCACCCACCGCAACATTTCTCGCCGCTCACACATGACCAAGACGCGCTGCCACCACCGCTACCTGGAGAACCGCCGAAGAGCCCACTGAGTAGACCGCCACCCAAGGCTGCCGCCCTGGCATCCCACTCTAAACCTCCCGCTGATGCCAAAACTCGTGACCTCCGTAAtaaaatgtaagacattttttatgCCTTACGCAAAACTAAAAAAAGGCCTTACATTTTGGTACAGAGACTGAAGTATTTTGCCTGCGAAGTACAGTACAAGTTTGGATGTGCGCCAACAACCAATTTAGGGATCGTCACTGTCACAAAATGGTGCAGCAAGCGAGATGATGATGAACCACCGGCCGGTAGGGAGTTTGGTGGTGAATGGTGATCCGACAGGCCACTACATATACCGCCTTTCTTGCACTCAAACTCCACAAGCACAGAAAGCAAAACCACAGTCGCTAGCAGTACAAAGTCCAACGCGGTTTGTTTAGTCATGGAAAAAACTAACATCGTGGCTTGTAGGAATCCAACTTCTCGTGACGCGAGCGATGACGAGGAAGCGACGTGGTCGCATGCATGGGGGCTCATCTCGGGCTTTGCCGTCTCCATCACCCTCAAAACAGCAATCGAGCTCGGCATCATCGACGCACTGACCAACGCCGCCGGCCGTGCGCTGACGGTGGACGAGCTGGCCGCGCAGCTCCCGGCACCGGACAAGGCCGGGTCGGCTGCCTCGGTGGACCGGCTTCTCCGGCTCCTTGCCGCCTTCGACGTTGTGCGGTGTTCGACGGAGACGGGTCCGGACTGTGAGGCAGTCCGGAAGTACACTCCGGCGCCGGTGTGCCGGTGGCTCACCAGCAACCGCAGCGATGGGTCGCTGGCCCCCTTGGCCATGTTGGCCGTCGACCAGGATTACTTGCCGACCTGGTAAGTGTGTGTGCTCTGTACTATATATCACCCATCGACTGCCATGATGATCAAATGTCACGAGACTAAGCATTATCCATCCATGTAGGAATCAAATGGGGGCGGCGGTGGTGTGCGGTGTTCCAACGCCGTTCGAGAGGGCGCACGGGGTGCCGCTGTTTGAGTACATGGGGAAGAACCCTCGGCTAAGCGGGGTGTTCAACCAAGCTATGTTCCACATGTCAGTCACGGTCATCAGCAAGATGGTCGAGCGCTTCGACGGCTTCGACGGCGTCGAAGTTCTCGTCGACGTCGGCGGGGGGACTGGTGCCGCCCTGGAGATGATCACCGCCCGCCACAAGCATATAAAGGGCATCAACTTTGACCTGCCTTACGTCATCACTCAGGCGCCGTCTCTCCCGGGTAAATCCATTGACTGAACTTTGTGCTACGGCACTATTTCACCCATTTTTTGGCGGAAAAATCGGCTACGGCAATTGTTTATTTAtatctatatatctatatctataccactgTATAGTATAGGAACAAATGAGTCGTTGGATTCTTTCGGTCTAATGGTTGAAATGAAGCACATCCGGGCATCTCCAGCTGTTGATCAAATCTATAAATTACCTTTTTTTTTGCAGGGATAAATCTATAAATTACCTGATTCTTACACATGTCCATACACAATATATTATACCCACTTAATAATTATACAAAATACTCAGAAAACGCAACCGGCGTCAAATTCGAAATGAGAGACCTTTGTATGGATGTCTTTTTTGAAAAATATGTAGAAATCAAATTAGACTGTAAATATACAAATCATATTTGAAACTGAAACTTTTCAAAATCCTGCTTGATCATGCGGATGTGCAAAAGCACATGTCTACTATAAAACATATTCCCTCCGTcgcataatgtaagacattttctGAAACTAGTGTAATGTcagaaaaacgtcttacattataggacggagggagtacaatttttgtCCGTAAAATCCCTCATGTCACCTACGGACAATAATTCAGATGGCCTTTTATAGACAGCAGTACAATGATCTGACTGTAAAGAGTCTGTTTTTAGCATAATTGACTTTTTAGGGGATTTTAACTACTCGTCAGAAAGAAATTACAGACAATATATGTACACAACGAAATCACCTACTTCTCTCTCCCCATTCTCTTTCCTTCACATAACTAGATTTCGTATGTGGCAACTCTTATAGACAGCTGAGGGCAATGCTAGACTTACGTAAAAGAACTACTTCTGTTTACGTACTAACCAACGTGGAAGAATAGGATTGGTGTTTTTTTTGGGGAGGGcacccccctgaaaatcaggggggtgTTTAGATTAGTTTGGCATGTTTCGTAAAACTTATGTATGCCCTTCGTAGGTTTACCATTTTCGAACAACTGACTAGATGATGTCGTGTATGCAACCATATGTACATATGTTAGAGGTGTTTTTCTATGTTTCAGAGAAAAACATCCATTAGTTACAATCCTTGTGTCCACTTGTTCATGTTTGTAACTACATTATCATTACTATTTGGTAGTGTTATTTATTATTATTCTCTTCTTGTATTCTAAAGAGATTTAGCTAGTACTTTGTCGAATTTTGACCGCAGGTGTGGAAAATATTGCTGGAAATATGTTTGAGAATGTACCCACGGGAGATGCAATTTTTTTAAAGGTATATATTCTGACTAATATTCATTTAAAAAGTAATAATTTATTAGTTTTTATTATTTTATTGACTTCATCTCCATTTTACTAAAAAATAATTGTCATATTAGTGTATAATATTGCAATGTGTGTTTTTGTTCAACAAGCAAGTAAGCAAAACTATcttataaataataataataataataataataatagcaaCAACATATTTTGTTAAAATTACACATACGGAGGTGGGTGGCATGACATGTTTGACTTGCGAAAGTTACGCAATAAATTAGCAAGAGACATGCTAGAGGGTTGCTCTAATTTTGCAACAAATTAGATTTGGAGGCAAGAGCACTAGAGACCCACAAACTTGCATTGTATGTGATGGTTTAGTTCATAAACTTGCAAAAGGTGATCAACCAATCGACAAACTTGTAAAGTATGTGATGGTTTAGTCCACAGCCAATCAAAGACAAACAATTGATGCCCAGCTGGCTGCTTCGTGGCACACCTGGTTGGACTGgatcttttgcaaaaaaaaactcaaCGTTGGCTGTCAGTGCTTTCAACTCCCATGCCTTCTGACACCAAAATCAATGTAATCATCAAACAAGTCATGAGGAGGCAGCCAGAGTTACAAAAACATGAAAAACACCACAAAAACTGCACAGAGAACAGCATAATTCACACTGTTACAAAAAATTACCGCCTTGTTGAAAGATTCTAGATAGAGTTGGCGTTCGTAAGCAGAGACATGAGGAGGCAGCCAGAGTCAATTTCAGCAGCAGTAGCGATGGCAACAGCAAGACGGTCCCCGTGATATACCTCCGTAGTTGTCGCCGTCAGACTGTCAGAGAGCCCACGGTACCGCCGCGACTCCACCCACGGTATGCCCAACGGCCTGCCGCCGCTGGCCCGCCGCGCCCACCATCAATCAATCAGAACAAAACACGTATTCCAGTAGGAGCACGATCAAGCGGCGACAAGAACATTCCTCTACAAAAAGTGACAAAGCTGCAATCCTGTGTGCTGAAGCACCAAGTATCCCTTCGTTCCAGCAGACTCCAAGAGCCATTCCAGGCCATGGCGCCTCTGCGGAGCTCCTCGATTAGTCAATCGTGCCTATTTTTATCTGTACATGTAGCCTGCAGGCACCTCTATAAAATCTCATCGCCCTTGCTGCCCACTCACACTGAAGATCTCCCCGAGCGATCCTCGCATTCAGCTTGTCACTCTGTCTTTCTTGTAGCTCGGCTCAGTTGTCTGTTCCCTGCAAGCCGCGACCGATCCATGTCGAGCCTGATAGATATTTGGCGGTGGAGGTGGACAGGATCCGGGCCATGTGGAGAACGGGGGAGTCGTTCAGACCGACGGCTTTGCCCGGCCGCGCAGGCGCACAAGAAGGCGGCCACGTAGCTCAGCCGTCCGGCGACGGAAATGGAACGCCAACACCTGATGGTGCCATGGCTTGGCCGGCCAAGGATCAGGCTGCTGGCGCTGGCTCGCCGTCGTCGCCGGTGTTCGTCCGGGAGGACGCCTTCTTGTCCATCCTGGTTGATTGTTTCGGCCAGTAGATTGCACCGAACGCTACGCAGTAACACGCTCCTAAGCTCTAGCTAGATGCAATGCAATTAAAGTTTCTTTCGTGATTGCTGTAGCCTGCTGAATTATCAAATTCGGCGCCTTCTGAATGTCTCTGTTACAATACAAATCAACGCCTATCTCCAGTCAGGTCAGTTTTCATGATGGTCCCTAGACAGGGGAAACAGGGACTGCGGGCGTGATTTCCTGAAATATTGAGGGGTTTTGCGCAAAAGATCCAGTCCGACCAGGTGTGCCACGAAGCAGCTAGTTGGGCGCCAATTGTCTGTCTCTGATTGGCTGTGGACTAAACCATCACATAGTTTGCAAGTTTATGTACCGATTGATCACCTTTTGCAAGTTTATGGACTAAACCATCACATCCAACGCAAATTTGTGGGTCTCTAGTGTTCTTGCCTCTTAGATTTGTCTAGCTTCTACTTGCCTGATCCTTACCATGGGgtacatagacatgcaaaaaagcAGTCCCATCGTGTCCTTTGGAAGAGGTTCTTGGTATTTAGtatttactccctccgtaaagaaatataagacctTTTTGATTACTACTATTTATGTACAGAGGGACTAACTTCtagtttcatgaatttttttattacaaGTAAAGATCAAATTCAGTCTTGACAAAAAAAATCTGGGATCAAATAGATCATTCAAATTTTGAATGATATAGAATGGACATGATGCAATTGTGAGAAAAACAAAACCATCATATATTCGCATAATGATTATTGATCATTCTATGAACTGAATGAACCTATATGTGCAGTGGATACTCCATCTACAGAATGATGATGAATGCATTAAGATCCTCAAGAACTGCCACCGGGCTCTTCCAGCCAACGGCAAGGTGATCGTTGTGGAAATTGTCCTGCCGACCACCACAGAGGCAACTCGTGAGGCGCAGAATATGTTCCTTCTAGACGTCATCATGTTCAATAACCAGCAGGGTGGAAAGGAGAGGACTGAGCAGGATTTCCTAAAGATGGCCAGGAGCTCCGGGTTTGATGGTGCCTTCCGTTCCACCTACATCTTCGGTAACTTCTGGGCTCTCGAGTTCACCAAGTAGTTGCCATGGGCATGCAGACTGCAGCTACATCTCCATCTACGCCATGCATGtatcattttttttccttttttgaaaaggaggactACCCCCGGACCATGCATCATTGCGATGTGCACAGCCTTTATCATTGTTTGTATTGATCTCCTCTCCTATATGTGTTACTTCGATTGTATACTTGTTTACATTAATATTGTAAGACGTGCAGCAGTACCTATTTGTATTCTCAACATATGAGCCATGTGAAGTGTACTTATCTGTATTCTCCTAAGTGTGGGCAAAGATATTACAATATTTATGCTTCCACATACCCTTTGTCAGATCATGATAGAGGGCGGTGCAAACACACGCTAGTACAGAGTGAGCTTTGGCAGCGGTTTTCGCACATGGGACGGTGGTTATTCCCCGTTTCGCTTCAAAGCATGTGTCACCAATACTCGATAGAGTGCCGGTGGTGGTTTCTAGAACTGTCTGTGCTCATTTCCTCGCCCCAAGCAGTTTACGTTTACAAACCGCCTGCAATGTTGGGCTGCACAGAGGCGGCTGCTCATTTGGAACCGTCGGAAATAATCTGTCATTACAGACGGTCTCAAATGCTCAACtgcatgttcatattttttaaaacttattgcGATTTTCCTCCTCAACGATGTTTTTTTGTCATTTCAGCTGCATCCAAAATAGATGTGCACAGcactttcatgatgctcatcgACACTCATCTCACAATTGCATTTAGTTTCATACTCCAATTGTCCAGGGGCAAACAAAGtgttatgtaacatcccaatttttaatttgaatgttatacatagatcatcatatgcatatcatatttttattgcattttggtagGATCTtaaaaatcttaagcaactcaaggacccaaggagagagttggaggtttcacaaaattttcatatttgaatttatttaaaatttgaaaagaggatcaatttgattttaataatttctctccaattatttccaacaataaaataaatgagagaagataatatgacttcttcaatagAAGAGAAAtgttggagaagaaattttaaaatcaaattattattttatttgtattttatttgaattagagaagaaaacatgcatttttgaaaattgcatttagtccagaaaaatgtccatattgtcctaaatattaggtttgcaCGGCGAAAATTGTATCTGGAATTTATAGATTTTTTTATATTAAATTAGGATTTTTCTTCGCGGCTCCCCATGCTATCTTCTAGATTAGACCAAAAACCTCAAGCTAGTCGAGACTCTGGTTGGCTTCAACTCCATGGAGCTAATCACGTCTATTTATAAGGGCGTTGTTACTCCTCCTAATACTTCATGCTTTGATGCATGGGTGTGTGTGGCCCGTGCATATGACAAGAAAACCCTAGCACTGATTCTTATTTACATCCCCTAAATGTTAGACTTTTCTTTCTACTTCCGTGTTCTCCTCGCTGATACCTACACTAATTGTTAAAAACAATTGTGGTTGGCATATACCTACACTAATTGTTAAAAACAATTGTGGTTGGTATGTCTACCCAAGTCCACCATGGTTTTTCTTTTGCTGCAGTGACATTAGCTCAGGAGTAGTTGTGAGCTGTGACCTATACTCTCGAGGGATTTCAGGGTTCAAAATACTACATATGGAAGTTAGTTGTTGTGTCATCTCCTATTTATTGAAATCTTTTTTCCTACTATCGACATTTCCTTAGCTGATACCTACACTAACTGTTAGAATAAAATGTGGTTGGTATATATCCCCAATTCCACCATGCTCACATAGGACCCGGCTCACGCTGGCCTACTCGACCCCACATAAATTCTCACCATCCGCTCCcctgaccaaaccctagccactccactccACTCCCCTCCACTCCCCTCTGCAACCCAACCTCCCGTCCGGGATCTCCGGCCTTCTCCGGCATGACGGGCAGCGAATCCGAGTCTTACACCTCCAAATCTGTCGACACCGAGCTCATCCCACGCGACCCCAAGGAGGATATGACTGTCAGGCTTGCGCTCTGCCGCTCCCAGGAGGTGGCCGCCCAACGGCAGCGCTCGGACTCCTTCCGTCGGGAATCCATTGTGTCCGCCCAAATGACGCATGGATCCGCCGCCAGGTGTGGCATCGCTACCTCACCGGAGGCGATGTGGTTCGTGCTGAAATctagatgggctctaggcccatattgcaatttctgaaaaatctctaagggcccatgtgggttgtatggcactaggtgtggtgggaagtttagtcccaccccggaagtggaaggagagttggagtgctttataagggtttctcttctacatgctattggagcttgagaagagaagaggccctcgcgcactcctcctcctccgctcgcctcgccacgccacgcctcgccacgacgcgccgcgggttgcgggattgagccgagccgagccgagctcactcctatgcgcttctttttgccggtcaggaacggagagtctttgacaggtagggccacgatctgagacgttggatcgtgggctaccgacttggacgtgggttcagcccacgtctctccacacgCGGCCGCACATAaaggggcgctgccaaccctagccgccgcgaaaCAGAACGCATCTCTGCCTCCACGCCCACgccgttcctctgctgctgctgccgccggcgactccgtcccgtccgccgcgtacacggtcaagggagagcaggtctctgaaaccacgcccttctggttcctgtacggggtgaggggcgaataggtttttgggcagcgattacgcgactgctcgcttccgatcatctacttcctctacgtccgcgtcgccttcatcatcaccatgtccaccgacaccgaccgtgccgccgccgagaacgccgaagccgacaagaaggccgccgaggacgccgctgctgccaccaaagccgcggcctctgcatggcctactggagggtacaacccgtttatcccgctcctgattatttttatattagcagtactagcagtatgtgtagatttgtctactgtttgcttagtatgtgcatgtttagatcaaagtcagtacgtcatcaacttagtcaatgccatgctagtgattcactcgtggattaatttaatcgagaaattgcctatttactcaacaatccaaaaacctattatgtgtaggaattttttggcaagtggctttgccgctgcactgaaaccggataagtttaccggtacgtattttaagcgttggcagacaaagaccactttatggctcacggctatgaacgtgttctaggtcaccggtgtgtccacgggaacgattgctcctgaacaggagaaggcgttcagggaggcaaccattgtgtttctcggagcagttcttagcgtgatcggagataaactggtcgacacatatttacatgtgcatgtcgccaaggacttctgggaggcgctcgaatctaaattcggggccgctgatgcagggagcgagatgtatattatagagcagttctacgattacaagatggttgagaaccgtcctgtactggagcaggctcatgagataatatgcattgttaaggagcttgagcttctgaagtgcgagttaccaggcaagtttgtcgcgggctgcataatcgctaagctccccaattcctggaggaactttgccaccactctgaaacattaGAGGCATGAATTCTCTGTGGaagatgtcattggccatctgagtgttgagcagaattcgagggcaaaggactcgcacggaaaaggggccgaagggacttctgttgccaacatggtgaaccagaggaacttcaactcccacaagttcaagggaaagaacggtgtccaacagaataccgacttcaagaagaagggtgagaagaccttcaagaagaacaagaaggatgagggctgctttacttgtggttcggctgaacattgggccaacaagtgcccaaacaagtttaagaagtcaggacaggactccaagtctgtcaacatgattgtgggcaacaatgagaatggtgcatctgggtacggtaatttatttactgttttttcagtgtttcagcctaccgattggtgggtggatacaggtgcaggtgttcatgtgtgtgctgacatttcattgttctcttcttaccaggtcacaggccacgggtccgtattgatggggaatggcgtgagtgcttctgttcatggtgttggcacggtcgatctgaagtttacttcgggaaggatcgtgcagctgaagaacgtgcagcatgtccccgccatcaagaagaacctcattagtggctcccttctatgtagagaagggtttaagttggtattcgagtcgaataaattagttgttactaagtatggactatttgttggaaaaggttatgagagcggagggatgttccgcctttccctcgcagatttctgtaataaagtcgtgaaccatattcattcgaatgttaatgaatctgaagtttggcattcacgtctttgtcacattagttttggtgttatgactcggctagccaagttggatttaatctcgagtttcactttagccaaaggttctaagtacctttcatgtgtgcaagctaagcaacctcgcaagcctcataaggccgcggaggagagacacctggcaccattagaactcatacattctgatctttgtgagatgaatggtgtgttgactaaaggtggaaagagatacttcatgacattgatagatgattccactagatattgctatgtttatctgttaaatactaaggatgaggctctacactactttaaaatctataaggcagaagttgagaatcaacttgaaaagaaaattaaacgagttcggtcagatcgtggtggagagtacttctcgagtgagttcgACTCCTTCTGTTCGGAAcatggcattattcatgagaggacgcctccctattcaccccagtcaaatggggttgccgagcggaaaaaccgtactctaactgatttggttaacgccatgttagatacatcgggtttatccaaggcatggtggggggaggctatattgacggcatgtcatgtcctgaataaagttccgacaaaggataatgagatcactccctatgagaaatgggcaaagagaagggcgacactctcgtacttgcgcacttggggctgtttggcgaaagtcaacatgccgatccccaaaaagcgtaagcttggacccaagactgtggactgcgttaatttgggctatgctaagaacagcgttggctatagatttctagtagtgaaatctgaggtacctgaccagaaggtcggtacaattatggagtctaaggatgctacattcttcgaggatatttttcctatgagagatatgcaaagcacttctagacaggaatctgaggagactcctgaacctgccatccctatagaatattatgaacaaacacatgatgaaaatcctgaggaggatgacaaggaaacccttggtagacctttggtgatgatttcttcgtgtacctcatggatgatactcccacttctatttcagaagcctatgcctctctagaagctgactactggaaggatgcggtccgtagcgagatggattccatcatggctaacgggacatgggagatcactgaccgtccctatggttgcaaaccactgggatgtaagtgggtgttcaaaaagaagcttaggcccgatggtacgattgaaaagtacaaggctaggcttgtggccaagggctatgaccagaaagaagaggaagatttcttcgatacttattcacctttgactagactgaccaccattcgagtattactctcgttggcggcctcacatggtcttctcgtccatcaaatgaatgttaagacggcttttctgaatggagagctaaatgaggaaatctacatgcaatagccagatggctttgtgatagatggtcaggaaagaaaggtgtataggttgctgaaatctttatatggcctgaagcaagcacctaagcaatggcatgataagtttaatacaactctgacatctgttggcttcgttgttaatgaagctgacaaatgtgtatactatcgccatggtgggggcgaaggagttatactgtgcttgtatgttgatgacataccgatatttggaaccaacctcaaagtcattgaggaggttaagtcatttctgtctcagaactttgagatgaaggatcttggtgtggctgatgttatcttgaatcaagctactgagagataatgagggtgggatcacacttctgcaatcccattatgttgagaaggtgttgagtcgttttggatattcggactgcacaccatctcaaacaccatattatcctagcgtgttgattcgaaagtccaaaggcatggctaaagatcaattgagatactctcaaatcattggttcactgatgtacctagcaagcgcaacgaggcctgacatcgcgtttgctgtcagcaaactgagccggtttgtttccaaaccgggtgatgtacattggcatgttgttgaaagagttatgcgctatctgaaaggtactatgaattatggacttcactataccggagacccgtcggtacttgaagggtatagtgatgcgaattggatctctgatgctgatgagatgaaggccacaactgggtatatgtttactcttggaggtggcgctgtttcctggaagtcttgcaagcaaacgatcttaacgagatcgacaatggaagcataattaacagcattagacacttctggtgttgaagtaggatggcttcgagatcttttgatggacttgccactgGTTGATAAACCAGTTCcgactatccttatgaactgtgataatcagactgtcatcaccaaggtgaagagttcaaaagacaacatgaagtccaacaaacacataagaatgagattaaaagctgtcagaaaattaagaaactccggagtgatagcgttggactatgtccatacggctaagaatctgccAGATCCCTTTACGAATGGGCTATCACGTgtagtgatagatagtgcatcgtgggagatgggtatgagacccacatgagttaccatggtggtaacccaacctatgtgatcggggatcccgtgaagtaggacctgggaaaacaagccagtggtgaactgaggagagtaactttactaacccactccgttggagatgcaatactctcggaaactgtatggaaggatgactactgtcttaatgtgttccaaggcttatatgtataagcaagatgctatcctacagagcgatctttggaggaacatacctatgtgagcccgactgctaatcacagtctatgagattggggtgatctctagtaagctcatgaataggctaggagtgtgacttatatgctccacccgaggggtcagccttcggcagcccagtactagtaagacatgtggtgaaacttctttacgccaaactgacaattcaaggcatagtccattgttcagttgtgaaggagtgtagctacttgctctaggtgaagctcaaccttaacaggtcttcactgaaacactagtatatcaaaacagtatttggaacagaggacacaatgggccctcgagatctggtgggggattgctgaaatctagatgggctctaggcccatattgcaatttctgaaaaatctctaagggcccatgtgggttatatggcactaggtgtggtgggaagtttagtcccaccccggaagtggaagcagagttggagtggtttataagggtttctcttctacatgctattggagcttgagaagagaagaggccctcgcgcactcctcctcctcctccgctcgcctcgcctcgccacgacgcgccgcgggttgcgggattgagccgagccgagctcactcctatgcgcttcttttttccggtcaggaacggagagtatTTGATaggtagggccacgatctgagacgttgGATCGTGGGCTACGGACTTGGACATGGGTTCaacccacgtctctccacgcgcggccgcacataAAGGGGCGGTGCCAATCCTAGCCGCCGAGAAAtagaacgcatctccgcctccacgcccacgccgttcctctgctgctgctgccgccggcgactccgtcccgtccgccgcgtacacggtcgacgggagagcaggtctccgaaaccacgcccttctggttcctgtacggggtgaggggcgaataggtttttgggcagcgattatgcgactgctcgcttccgatcgtctacttcctctacgtccgcgtcgccttcatcatc from Triticum aestivum cultivar Chinese Spring chromosome 3B, IWGSC CS RefSeq v2.1, whole genome shotgun sequence includes these protein-coding regions:
- the LOC123066139 gene encoding probable inactive methyltransferase Os04g0175900, encoding MEKTNIVACRNPTSRDASDDEEATWSHAWGLISGFAVSITLKTAIELGIIDALTNAAGRALTVDELAAQLPAPDKAGSAASVDRLLRLLAAFDVVRCSTETGPDCEAVRKYTPAPVCRWLTSNRSDGSLAPLAMLAVDQDYLPTWNQMGAAVVCGVPTPFERAHGVPLFEYMGKNPRLSGVFNQAMFHMSVTVISKMVERFDGFDGVEVLVDVGGGTGAALEMITARHKHIKGINFDLPYVITQAPSLPGVENIAGNMFENVPTGDAIFLKWILHLQNDDECIKILKNCHRALPANGKVIVVEIVLPTTTEATREAQNMFLLDVIMFNNQQGGKERTEQDFLKMARSSGFDGAFRSTYIFGNFWALEFTK